In Botrytis cinerea B05.10 chromosome 6, complete sequence, the following proteins share a genomic window:
- the Bcap11 gene encoding Bcap11, with protein MGTLIYHTLIFLLLISLTLAQVRIPITRQSHAPDPALNRRFFTRDSVSTSLANDATQASYVISVKVGIPPQDVDLTIDTGSTDTWVILNTATSCTGVGIPDNNGSAPVLCRTPYNSSASSTVELNITTDEFNIAYVDGGIAQGPYIADTFVLGNVTIESLQIGLASDTNIQMGILGLGYSIGEASNTVFPNVIDKLVSQNLIGSRAYSLYLDSQDSATGSLLFGAVDTTKFVGELVSIDIVPQPLWNGSILYSTLSVELAAVGITDQEGNAANLTTSPQVVLLDSGTSITILPAEVTNAMFKELNAYDDTNSTGNVYLPCSLLNTSSSLTVDYSFSSSSTSAVIRVPISELVFPLTNPVYALYPEDTLPDLPFSGEACAFGIQTSNDIHILGDTFLRSAYVVYDLDNNQIGLAQANFESNSVSASSSDGDGHEHIVELKAGESIPALTGVSVTSSAEPSPSSSASKTVNSLAATATAAATRKSGDAISTMGNVDFRILGFFVLGGIFLNGAIVA; from the exons ATGGGCACCTTAATCTACCACACATTAATCTTCTTACTTTTGATCTCTCTCACGCTCGCTCAAGTTCGCATTCCTATTACGAGACAAAGCCATGCTCCAGATCCTGCTCTCAACCGCCGTTTTTTTACCCGCGACTCGGTCTCTACATCTCTTGCAAACGATGCGACACAAGCAAGCTATGTGATCTCTGTCAAAGTCGGAATCCCGCCTCAGGATGTTGATTTGACTATTGATACGGGGAGCACTGATACCTGGGTGATCCTCAATACTGCTACTTCGTGTACTGGTGTTGGAATACCAGATAATAACGGATCTGCTCCAGTTCTATGCAGGACTCCAT ACAACTCAAGTGCTTCTTCGACCGTCGAATTAAACATTACGACCGACGAATTTAATATTGCGTATGTGGATGGTGGTATTGCTCAGGGACCTTACATAGCCGACACTTTTGTGCTCGGTAATGTCACCATTGAGTCTCTCCAGATAGGTCTCGCCAGCGACACAAACATACAAATGGGAATACTTGGACTTGGCTATTCTATCGGCGAAGCCTCTAATACAGTGTTTCCCAATGTCATTGACAAGCTAGTCTCCCAGAATCTCATCGGTTCCAGGGCTTATAGTCTCTATCTAGATTCACAAGACTCAGCTACTGGGTCTCTTCTTTTTGGTGCAGTCGATACCACCAAGTTTGTTGGCGAGCTGGTGAGCATAGATATAGTGCCCCAACCGTTGTGGAATGGCTCGATTCTCTACTCGACATTGTCAGTTGAGCTTGCTGCAGTGGGTATCACAGATCAAGAGGGCAATGCCGCAAATTTGACAACGTCTCCCCAAGTTGTACTTCTGGACTCTGGAACCTCGATCACTATATTACCAGCCGAGGTGACGAATGCCATGTTTAAGGAACTCAACGCCTACGATGATACCAACTCCACTGGCAATGTCTACCTCCCCTGTTCGTTGCTCAATACTTCGTCCTCTTTGACAGTCGACtattctttctcctcctcttccacctctgCTGTGATTAGGGTTCCCATATCAGAACTCGTGTTTCCACTGACCAACCCGGTTTATGCACTGTATCCCGAGGATACTCTCCCAGATTTGCCATTTAGTGGCGAAGCATGTGCGTTTGGGATACAAACGTCCAACGATATACATATACTTGGAGACACCTTTTTAAGAAGTGCATATGTGGTGTATGATTTGGACAACAATCAAATCGGACTCGCGCAGGCCAATTTCGAGAGCAATTCTGTGAGTGCCAGTTCAAGCGATGGGGATGGACATGAGCATATTGTGGAGTTGAAAGCGGGAGAATCCATTCCGGCTTTGACGGGCGTTAGTGTGACGAGTTCGGCGGAACCTAGCCCTTCCAGTAGCGCTAGCAAGACTGTGAATTCTCTTGCTGCCACGGCAACGGCCGCAGCGACGAGGAAGTCTGGTGACGCTATATCGACGATGGGGAATGTAGATTTCAGAATTCTCGGTTTCTTTGTACTAGGAGGAATCTTTTTAAATGGAGCAATCGTCGCGTGA